In Candidatus Afararchaeum irisae, the genomic window CTTCGAGGTTATGAAGCCCTCGAAACGCGGGTCATCGGCTATCTCCTTCTTAGTCATTCCGAAGAAGTCGGAGGCGTTGAGGACGAAGACCGAGTTCTCGTATGCGTCTCCGTGTTCCTCGCTCGCTATCGCTTTGGCTGCGGCGGTCTTTCCGACCCCCTCGGAGCCGTGTATCAGCGCGTTGAGGCGTCCCTCGGCTACGTTCCTCAGGAGACTCTCGGCGTCGGGATGTACGGACGAGACCTCGTCGATGCTTCGAGGTGAGTGCTTAGAAGTCCAGAGATCCGACTCGGTCATGGTATAGAAGAGATAAGTCTCCTCTCGGTATAAACTCAGTGACCTTCTTTCTCAGGGTTCGGGTATAGCGACGATCCTCCGACGACGAAGAGGACGAGGAAGACGAGAAGTAGACGCGGCAGAGCCGACCCCGCTACGTCGGGAAAGACACCCGAGGCTCCTATGAGTCCACCCATCAGTACTGCGTCTCTCTCTCTGAGGTCGGGGTACGACGTGTCGATCACCATGAGGTACGCGAGTACAGACGTGAGACCGACGAAGAAGACTGACGGAGTCCCGAGGTCGGAGAGGTAAGCCGACGCGACTGTGATACCCGAGAGTGTCGACGGTACTCCCGTGAACCCCGGTGAGTCGGAGTCCTTGACGTTGTAGACCGCAAGACGTACGACCGCCGAGAGGAGAAAGACGACGGGGAGAACCGAGATGTACGTGTACTCGCCTCTCGTGAGGACATAGACGAGCGAGGCGGGCACGAGACCGAACGAGACTGCGTCAGCGAGTGAGTCGAGTTCGACGCCTATCTGACTCGTTCCCGACTGACGCGCTAATATACCGTCGAGTCCGTCGGCGACCCCGGCTATCAGAACCAGGCGCGCCGCTGTATCTGTGTCACCTGAGAGGAGGAAGGTAACCGCGGCGAACCCCAGAGCCGTGTTAGTGAGAGAGACGACGTCAGGAGTCCGAAGCAGAGTCACGAGTCGGGGTCGTGGTGCCATCTGAAACAACGCGTGGTGTCCGTGAGCATAAAGGCTTCGTGTCTCGTACCGCGGCGTACTCGGGGACTCCGACAGATTTAACTTAAACTGTGGTATAGTATGACGTATGCAAGTGTTTGGGCTGGAACAAGGAAGCAGTACCTACTGGGCTTTGGTCACGGCTATAGGACTAGTCGTAGTCGGTGTTATAATACTCAACCAGATACTCAGCGGGACACTCGTACTCAAAGACTAGCCTGAGATGTCTGAGATCAGGAGCCTTCTTGTAACTCACAAGTGGGCGGAGGTCAACGAGCTAGAGGAGGTCTGTAAGCCCGACATAGACTACCTCCTAGAGAGTCTGGAGTCTAAGAAGGGGATTCGGGAGGCGTTCGTGCTCCAGACGTGTAACAGAGCCGAGTTCTACGTTACGGGTGACTCGCCGAGGGAGGCTCTCCAGGAGATCGCCGACGAGATAGAGATAGACCGCGAGCTCAGGAAGTATAAGGGACACACAGAGTCGGTACGTCATCTGATGCGTCTCGCGTGTGGTCTCGAAAGCATGGTTCTCGGCGAGGACGAGATACTCGGTCAGATAAGGGAGGCGTACCACGAGGCTTCCGAGAAGGGTCATCTTGACAGCACCCTCGACACAGCCATAATAAAGTCGATACATCTCGGCGAGAGGGCGCGTTCGGAGACACGTATAAACGAGGGCAATGCCTCGATGGGAAGTGCAGCCGTCGAGGTCGCGAAGGAACGTCTAGGCGACCTCTCGGGTATAACAGTTCTCGTGATAGGCGCGGGAGACATGGGCGAGCTAGTCTCGAAGGCTCTCGCTTCGAGGGACAAGGAGTACGACGACATACTCGTGGCTAACCGGACGTTCGAGACGGCTGCGAAGCTCGCAGACGACATAGGTGGCGAGCCCGTCAAGTTCGCCGAGCTATCGAGACATCTCCACGACGCCGACATAGTCGTGACAGCGACGGGTGCTCCCCATCCCATATTCGACAAGTCAGACCTTGATGGGCACGAACTCCTCGTAGTCGACCTCGCCAACCCGCGTGACGTCAACCAGAACGCCGACGAACTCGACGACGTAGATGTCGTAGACATAGACGATCTCTCACAGGTCAGCGACTCGTCTCTTCAGACACGCAGAGAGGCGGCAGAGAGGGTGGAGGAGATGATCTCGGACGAGATGGAGGTTCTCGAACGCAAGCTCAACGAGAAGGCGGCACAGGAGATGCTTTCGAGGATCTACAGCTACGCCGAGGGTCTGAGAGAGACAGAGACCCAGAGAGCCTTCGAGAGACTCGAGGAGAACGGAAGAGGACTCTCCGACGACGAGAAGGAGATAATAAACGACCTCACTCGGTCGCTCGTCTCACAGCTTCTCTCCGACCCCACGAAGTCGCTCAAGAAGGCGGCGGCGTCAGAGGACTACGAGACACTCCAGTCGGCGTCACGTATATTCCGCCTCAGCGACTCGGAGTCGTCAGAGCCCCCGGCTCCGACAGGGGCACGTGAGGAGGTCGGCTACGTACCGGGTTCGAGTGAGTCGTAGAGTATCTCAAGCAGTTCATCGGAGCCGTACGAACTTTGTTCTACGCCGTAGTCTTCTCCACCGGGGAAGCCTCCGTACTCCTCGGCTCTCTCGTATGCCCATCCACCACCGGGCGGCAGGTCTGTTATGGGTGTTATCTGGTTTCCTCCCCACTCCTCGTAGGCTCCCTCGTAGACACGGACGTTGTATCCCATGTCTGTCAGGAGAGGGAGCGGCAGAGCACCCCTAACGGCTGTCTGGCAGTACGAGATAACGGTCTGGTCGCGGCTTATACCTAACTCTCCGAGCTCCGACGATACCTCGTCGACAGGACGCAGATGTGCGGGGCTACGGATTATCTCGCTAGTTCCCACGGTCGTTAGCTCGTCGTTGTCGGGGTCTGTGAGGAGACGTCTCCACGGAAGAAGCTCCGCGCCGGGTATATGTCCCCCGCGGTGGTTCATCCCCTCGCGCGAGCCGCTGGGTCCTCCGTGGCGTCTCACCTCTGTCCCGGTGTACTCGACGAAGTCCCTGTTGTCTACGAAGACAGCCGAGTCGTCGTTGAGATGTCTCATAACGTCGACTCCGGTCACGATGAGATCCTCCGCGGGACCGTTGTGTGAGTAGTCGGCTTCTGATGGCTCGGCTAAGCTCTCTGAGGTCGCGCCTCCCTCCTCGACCCAGTAGGTTCGGTTGCCCTCGAAGAGCTTTACGTCTCCCTCGTGTCCCGCCCAGATGAAGCTCTTGACGACCGTAGCCGCCCAGAGACCTCCGAACTCGTCGTAGACCACGACGTCGTCTGTCTCCGAGATACCGTTCTGACCGAAGACTTCGGCGAGGTCGTCGGGTCTCTTCATGATGCCGTTGACCTCGAAATGGAGAGGCGTCGCCGGAGCCCCCCTCGTCTGACCCGCGTCGAGCCCGACAGCACCGTCTATGTACCCCGTACCGTCGACGGGACTAGCGTCTACCACGGTCACGTCGTCTATGTTGTCGGAGAGCCAAGAAGCAGTCGCGACGTGTTGAGCCTCTTCCCACGACTCTATGTCGGAGCCTCCACCTGAGTCCGATCCAGTCCCCCCACCACCATCCTGCCCCCCCGTCTGTTGCGTTTCTGTCTGCCCCATACACCCCGCTACTGACACTCCCCCCGTTACTACACCGACCTTCTTAAGGAAGTCACGTCTCGATTCTTTCATTTTGTTTCCCCCGATTGACCACCTACCAATCCGAGACTCATATATCTAGGGCTCGTCTCCGTGACAACGACAGCCTTTTAGAGCCAGTCACACATTCCTAACCCAACTACATGAAAGACCCCGAGAGCCTCGGCGACACGAAGGTGAGAGATGTCTCGAAGGACGAAGTCTGTGTTCTCATACCCACTCTCAACGAGGAGGGAGCCATAGGAGAGGTCATCGAGGGGTTCTCGGGATTAGGATTCGACAACATACTCGTTATCGACGGCGGGAGCGACGACACGACACGTGAGATAGCCCGCGAGAAGGGAGCACGTGTCGTAGTTCAGTCGGGGAAAGGAAAGGGACAGGCGGTACAGGAGGCGATAAACCTCATAGACGAGCCCTACGTCGTGATGGTAGACGGCGACGGAACCTACGACCCTGACGAGGTCGACAGACTACTCGAACCCCTCGAAAGGGGCTACGACCACGTACTCGGAAACCGCCTCTCAGACCCCGACGAGGGAGCCTTCACGCGTCTCAACTACGCCGGCAACAGGATCTTCAACTCCGTCTTCAGTCTCGCACACGGCAGAGACCTCAGCGACATACTCACCGGCTACCGTGCCTTCACGACACAGTCGGCTGAGGATCTCTACTTAGAGGAGAAAGGCTTCGGCATAGAGACCGAGATGACAGTCGAATCACTCAAACACGACCAAGACGTCGTGAGCGTTCCTATCTCTTACAGGTCACGTCCCGAGACCGCCGACACTAAGCTCCATCCAATCAAGGACGGCGCGAGGATAGCCTACACTATCTACCGTATGACCAAGACCAACAACCCACTCTTTTACTTCGGGAGCATAGGAGGACTCCTCTTCTTAATGGGATTTGTCTCGGGTCTCTACGTAGTCTACGACAGGTACGTCAACGGAATAAGCCGTAACCTCCTCGCTGTCCTCACCGCACTCCTCGTCCTCGCGGGGGTTCAGCTATTCATATTCGGCTCCCTGAGCGACATACTCGTCGACCTCCACAGGGAGGAGATGAGAGAGATAAGGAGTCTGAAAGAAGAAGACGACGAGTAAAGTAGACCGGAAACTATTCTTATCTTATCTTATCTTAGTTCCTGCTGGGTCGGAGCCTCTCAGCACCCTTTCCGCGTGTCTCGAGACCACGGTTCGACTGTCCCGCGCTCGTCTTTCCGCGGAAGACACGTCCCGTCTGGCTCTCGTCACATACCCAGTTGAGGTCGGGGTCGTTCTGTACCGCGGGATGGTCGGGGTCGTAGAGTATGACCTCGAACCACTCCTGGTCTCCGTCGTCGCCGACCCAGTACGAGTTGACTATCTCTAGGTTTGTGAACCTGCGCGCAGTTCTCTCCTCGGCTATCCTCTGTGTGTTCTTCGTCGGAGTGACCCTCGTTACACCCGTCCTCTTCGACCTTCTTCCTGCCTTGAAACGCTGCTTCCTAGCTGTTCCCTTACGGACTCTCGTACGTGCGACGACTACACCCTGCTTAGCCTTATAGCCGAGAGACCTCGCCCTGTCTATACGCGTTGGTCTCTCGATCCTCTCAACTGCGCCCTGCTTCCTCCATCTCTGCATACGACTCCACTGAAGCTCGGAGATGTCACCTTCGTCGGTGTTCTTCCAGGCTTCCTGAACGTGTGAGTAGAACGATTTTGCCATAGTATCACTTGAATTTGGTCTTACTTACTCCCTTTGTTTGTCGCATATTTAAAAGAGTTGTTTTCGGTCTCACGAGCACGAGCCGTCGCCACAGATTTCGAGATAGGCGTCTATGTCCTCCGACTGAACTGTTCTCCTCTCGGCGTGGCGTGCGAGATCCGCCGCCGACGCCGCTATATCCTTCGCCCAGTCCTCTAAGTAGTCGGCGAGTACGAGACGTGCCTCCTTGCTAATCCTGTAGTTCTGAATGTCGAGACGTGCTATCCTGTCGACCGGAGCTATCGGCAGTCCGACTTCGTCCTTAGAAACCTCGGCGGGGTGGGTCTCGAAGCCGAAGTCGTCCGCCATCACCGTCTTACGTCCGTCTTCTGTAGCTTTCTCGGCGGCTTCGGCTGCGACCTCCGCGCCCTTTCTCTGTATAACCTCGGCGAGTCTCTCCGAAGCTCCTGCGCTCACGCGTATATCGGGGTCGGCGTCACGTATCAGGCTGTCGACGGGAGCGAAAGGGAGTTCGACCGTACGTGTCATCTTACCACAGTCACGGGAATCGACGCCCTTCTCACGATCTCCTGTGCGACGCTTCCCATGAGATCCTCCTGTTTCTGTGACATTCCCCTGTGTCCGACGTAGATCGCGTCGAACTCCTCGTCCTCGGCGTATCTAACTATCTCGTCAGCGGGGTCTCCGTAGAGTAGCTCGGTGGCGACGTCTATCCCGGAGTTCTCGTTCTCGGCTTCTGCGCGTGCGTCCTCGAGAACCGTCTCTCCCCTCGTCTCAGCCTCTGACATGTCCTCTATGAGCATGTCTCCTCCTTCGGAGTATATCTCAGGAACTGAGGAGTGGAGGAGAGTCACCGAAGCACCCAGACATTCGGCTATGTTCATGGCGTAACTCACGGCGTTATCGCTCTGGTCTGATCCATCGACCGCGACTGCGAACTTCATACCTTCTATACTCGGAGAGAGCGACTTAATAGCTTTCCATGTCTCCGACTAGTACGTGTCTAGAAATCCTTACCTATATACTTCGGGGAAGTCTTTAAATGTTTGGGATACGTTATTATAAGTATAATGGTTAATCTCAGATCATCCGAATCCGTCAGGGAGTACCAGGGCTCCGAGTCAGAGAAAGAGGAGGAGACGGAAGAGGAGACGGTACATGAATGTCCCGAGTGTGGCTCCGATAACCTCGTGGAGGACTCCGAGAGGGGCGAGACTGTCTGTCAGGACTGTGGACTCGTCGTCGAGGACGAGCAGGTCGACAGGGGTCCCGAGTGGCGCGCATTCGACTCGAAGGAGCGTGACGAGAAGTCACGTGTCGGGGCTCCCATGACACAGAGGATGCACGACAAGGGACTCACGACCAACATCGACTGGAGGGACAAGGACGCCTTCGGCCAGTCGCTCTCCGCCGACAGGCGCGCCCAGATGAAGAGGCTCCGTAAGTGGCAGAACCGCATAAGGACGAGCGGCTCTAAGGAGCGTAACTTACAGTTCGCTCTCGGGGAGATAGACCGTATGTCGTCGTCGCTCAACATACCCGAGAGCACGCGTGAGGTCGCCTCAATGATATACAGACGCGCGCTTGACGAGAACTTGCTCCCGGGACGTTCGATAGAGGGCGTCGCGGCTTCAGTGCTTTACGCGGCGTGCAGACAGGAGAACATACCACGTTCGCTCGACGAGATCGCTGAGGTCTCACGTGTCGAGAAACAGGAGGTAGCGAGAACCTACAGGTACGTCGCACGTCAGCTTAACCTCGAAATAGGTCCGACTGACCCCGCCGAGTTCGTACCGAGGTTCGCTTCTGACCTCGATCTCAGCGAGGAGGTACAGCAGAAGGCGAGCGACATAATACACGACACAGCCGAACAGGGTCTCCTCAGCGGCAAGTCGCCGACGGGATACGCCGCCGCCGCGATATATCTCGCTTCTATTCTGTGCAACGAGAAGAGGACACAGAAGGAGGTCGCCGAGGCGGCGAGTGTGACAGAGGTCACTATACGTAACCGTTACCACGAACAGGCGGAGGCTATCGGCGCTGGTGTGTAACCCAACTCTGTAACTCGGTTTTTATCCCCTTCTCTCACTCCATATATATGACATGGAGAATACAAGTAGAAGAAAAGCTATCGGTTCTAGATATTGAGTTGGCGAAAAAGAATATTAATTAGGACTTCTAATTCGTTTCGCAGCAAGCCATAACAGGTCAACCGCCGAAAGGACAAGAAGACCGGCAATAACCAGTTTGAGGAATGGGTACTTCCCAAATATAGTGTCCCATACGCTTGTAGATTCAAGCAAGAACACTACGAATATGAACAAGGCTGCTACGAGGTCACGATAACTACCCATCATGAATATATTGTTTCTGTTTCCTAATTACCTTTCGGACGGAGGTCATTGTGAGAGGACTTAGCAGATTGGTAACGCTATAAGCCCCCAAGGTGCTGGATTCCACCATTCTTTTTGGTAGAGAGCCCACTCCCACTCTCCATCATTGCATGCGCCAGCCCAGTCAGCGATTCCGAGTTCGATCGCCTGTTCGAGAGCACATCCTGAGTCGGCCACGAGAGCGCCAGGAATGAGTACATCGTCGATAACCCCGATCCCGGTCGGATCATCGGCAAAGAGAAACACTGTTGCTCCTCCGAGGACGGTACATGCTTGGTCCGTCTCATATACTCCTATCAGGTCATAGCCTGGGAACGAAGGTGCCATTAGTCCTTACCTCCACTTACCTTCGCAAGACTATTCGCTTGGCGAGTTACATTCACACCGTTACCAACAGACTTCACTTGATCATCGGAATAGTAGACCTTCGTAGCAGCTCCATCGTTTTCCGGTCGATTTACGATTACAGACATCTTAATGTCGTCTCCAGTGGAAGGTGAAAATGCATATCCCTTTGCCTCGCCACTATTATTGGATTTAAATGGAATTTCCAATTGCTTTCCCTCCTCATTGGACGGTATGTGGTGAAGCTGTTCACCTCTCTCCTCGCCCATATGCGGAGTAAAACCCTCCTCTTTCAGCGCCTTCTTCACCGCCTTGAACTGCTCCGAACTTCTCACTTCGGCGACGAACTCACGCTCGTCGTCCTCGTCCATCTCGCGCTCCTCTATCTCGTCGTCTTCTCTCTCATGTTCGTCGTCGTGTTCATCGTCATCATGGTCTTTTTTGTCTTCCTCATACTCGTCCTCTTCCTCGTCGGCTGCAACTGTGGGAATTCCAAATGCACCTATACCTGTTGCTAATCCTGCTCTTTGCAATACTGTACGCCTATCAATCTCTAACTCATTTTCTTCGTCGGCCATTTTATCAGGGGCCTCTTAATTCCATATAACTAATGTTACTTTACATTAAGGGGCGCTGTTAAGTTAAGCAGTTATTCCAGAACCAAGCGAACTGACGCAACCAGTTCTGGGTAGGTTCTACGCTTTTTCCGGTGAAAGAAGCGTAGAACGCATTGATTCTACGCTTAAGCTCCTGAAACCACCGTTCGATACGGTTTCTTACTCCGGTATGGATCACATACTGTTGGATACTGAGCCGCTGAAAAGCGGCTCCGTATCCTACAGCATTATCTGTAACTACCGCTTCTGGCAGTTCGTCGTATATTTCTTCGATCTCTCGTAGGAACTTGGTTGTCGTGAGGTAATTACGTGTAGGATAGAGATTTAGATGGACTACTTCCCTTGTTTCGGGATGAAGAGCGGCGAAGAGTGTAAACTCTTCCCCGCTCTGGGTTATAGACGTTTCATCCATAAGGATCACATCAGGGAGATCGTTGACTGGCTGAGAGCCAGTCAACTTCTCTCCGAGCTTATTAACCCATTCCCATACTGCCACATGAGAAACATCTACTCCTAACCAATTGAGAACCTTCTCGGTCTTGCGAAGGCTTAGTCCTGCATCGTACAGGACTAAGCCAAGCTCTACGTACGACTCGTCGGTTCTTTCTCTCTCGAAAAAGTCTACTTCTTCTAATACTTTCGTTAATACGGGGAGTTTGAATTTCATCATCAATATCTCATACACTCCCCATCCTAATCCTTAACTTAACACTGCCCATTAAGGGTTCGTCAAATGACGAGATCTTCGTCAAATGTCAGGGGGGTCCGTAATAGTATAAAAAAATTGGTGGTAAACACATCAGTTTTGAAGGGTTAACTCTAAGGGACATCACTCCCTATAGTTGCGACATGGATTCGGGCTCCGGTGAAGGGGACAAAGCAGTGAGCGATGTCTACTCAAGACTCGACGCCGACGTTTCGAGGGAAGAGTTCGAGGGCTTCGTCGAGAAGAAGGTCGAACAGATGGGGGGACTCTGTGACGTTCCGACCGCGGCGAAGTTAGTCGCCCACGAGATGAACGGCAGCGTAACCGACTCGGTAGAGGACATAACCACAGAGATGAGCGAGGTCAAGTTCACCGCGAAGGTCGTCGACATAGGCGATGTACGTAGCTTCGAGAGGGACGACGGAGACGACGGAAAGGTAGCTAACATAGAGGTCGGAGACGAGACGGGACGTGTACGTGTTGCACTCTGGGACGAGTACGCCGACTCGATAGACGAGTTATCCGTCGGAGACGTACTCAAGATAGGCGGCTCGCCGAGGGAGGGATACCGAGGCGGTGTAGAGGTCAGCGCGACAGAGGTCGAACCCGACGACGAGACCGATGTCGACGTTATCGACACTGCGACGTCTGTCGGGGATCTGACTGAGGGGATGTCGGAGGTCGAGATAGTCGCCGAGGTGATAGAGACCTCCGGTGTCAGAACCTTCGACCGCGATGAGGGAGAAGAGGGACGTGTCTCGAACCTCGTCGTAGGAGACGACACCGACTGGATACGTCTCACTCTCTGGGACGGAAGAGCCGACGACGTCAAGCGGCTGACCGAGGGCGACGTCGTGAGGGTCAAGGGTGGCTATACGAGGGTCGATGACGGCGACCTTGAACTCCACGTCGGTGACAGGGGTACCGTCGAGAAGACAGACGACGACGTCGAGTTCGTCCCCGACTCGACACCCATAGAAGACGTCGAGATAGACGAGACCTACGACATAGACGGCGTCGTCACAGACGTTGAGGAGACGAGGACCTTCACGAGGGACGACGGCAGCGAGGGCAGTGTCAGAAACATACGTGTGAGCGACCCGTCTGGAGAGATGCGCATCGCTCTCTGGGGCGAAAAAGCCGACATCCAACTCCGACCGGGCG contains:
- a CDS encoding histone; this encodes MTRTVELPFAPVDSLIRDADPDIRVSAGASERLAEVIQRKGAEVAAEAAEKATEDGRKTVMADDFGFETHPAEVSKDEVGLPIAPVDRIARLDIQNYRISKEARLVLADYLEDWAKDIAASAADLARHAERRTVQSEDIDAYLEICGDGSCS
- a CDS encoding CDP-alcohol phosphatidyltransferase family protein, yielding MAPRPRLVTLLRTPDVVSLTNTALGFAAVTFLLSGDTDTAARLVLIAGVADGLDGILARQSGTSQIGVELDSLADAVSFGLVPASLVYVLTRGEYTYISVLPVVFLLSAVVRLAVYNVKDSDSPGFTGVPSTLSGITVASAYLSDLGTPSVFFVGLTSVLAYLMVIDTSYPDLRERDAVLMGGLIGASGVFPDVAGSALPRLLLVFLVLFVVGGSSLYPNPEKEGH
- the aglJ gene encoding S-layer glycoprotein N-glycosyltransferase AglJ, which produces MKDPESLGDTKVRDVSKDEVCVLIPTLNEEGAIGEVIEGFSGLGFDNILVIDGGSDDTTREIAREKGARVVVQSGKGKGQAVQEAINLIDEPYVVMVDGDGTYDPDEVDRLLEPLERGYDHVLGNRLSDPDEGAFTRLNYAGNRIFNSVFSLAHGRDLSDILTGYRAFTTQSAEDLYLEEKGFGIETEMTVESLKHDQDVVSVPISYRSRPETADTKLHPIKDGARIAYTIYRMTKTNNPLFYFGSIGGLLFLMGFVSGLYVVYDRYVNGISRNLLAVLTALLVLAGVQLFIFGSLSDILVDLHREEMREIRSLKEEDDE
- a CDS encoding transcription initiation factor IIB, producing MVNLRSSESVREYQGSESEKEEETEEETVHECPECGSDNLVEDSERGETVCQDCGLVVEDEQVDRGPEWRAFDSKERDEKSRVGAPMTQRMHDKGLTTNIDWRDKDAFGQSLSADRRAQMKRLRKWQNRIRTSGSKERNLQFALGEIDRMSSSLNIPESTREVASMIYRRALDENLLPGRSIEGVAASVLYAACRQENIPRSLDEIAEVSRVEKQEVARTYRYVARQLNLEIGPTDPAEFVPRFASDLDLSEEVQQKASDIIHDTAEQGLLSGKSPTGYAAAAIYLASILCNEKRTQKEVAEAASVTEVTIRNRYHEQAEAIGAGV
- a CDS encoding rhodanese-like domain-containing protein, producing the protein MGQTETQQTGGQDGGGGTGSDSGGGSDIESWEEAQHVATASWLSDNIDDVTVVDASPVDGTGYIDGAVGLDAGQTRGAPATPLHFEVNGIMKRPDDLAEVFGQNGISETDDVVVYDEFGGLWAATVVKSFIWAGHEGDVKLFEGNRTYWVEEGGATSESLAEPSEADYSHNGPAEDLIVTGVDVMRHLNDDSAVFVDNRDFVEYTGTEVRRHGGPSGSREGMNHRGGHIPGAELLPWRRLLTDPDNDELTTVGTSEIIRSPAHLRPVDEVSSELGELGISRDQTVISYCQTAVRGALPLPLLTDMGYNVRVYEGAYEEWGGNQITPITDLPPGGGWAYERAEEYGGFPGGEDYGVEQSSYGSDELLEILYDSLEPGT
- a CDS encoding IS6 family transposase; translation: MKFKLPVLTKVLEEVDFFERERTDESYVELGLVLYDAGLSLRKTEKVLNWLGVDVSHVAVWEWVNKLGEKLTGSQPVNDLPDVILMDETSITQSGEEFTLFAALHPETREVVHLNLYPTRNYLTTTKFLREIEEIYDELPEAVVTDNAVGYGAAFQRLSIQQYVIHTGVRNRIERWFQELKRRINAFYASFTGKSVEPTQNWLRQFAWFWNNCLT
- a CDS encoding universal stress protein; the protein is MKFAVAVDGSDQSDNAVSYAMNIAECLGASVTLLHSSVPEIYSEGGDMLIEDMSEAETRGETVLEDARAEAENENSGIDVATELLYGDPADEIVRYAEDEEFDAIYVGHRGMSQKQEDLMGSVAQEIVRRASIPVTVVR
- a CDS encoding 50S ribosomal protein L15e yields the protein MAKSFYSHVQEAWKNTDEGDISELQWSRMQRWRKQGAVERIERPTRIDRARSLGYKAKQGVVVARTRVRKGTARKQRFKAGRRSKRTGVTRVTPTKNTQRIAEERTARRFTNLEIVNSYWVGDDGDQEWFEVILYDPDHPAVQNDPDLNWVCDESQTGRVFRGKTSAGQSNRGLETRGKGAERLRPSRN
- a CDS encoding OB-fold nucleic acid binding domain-containing protein, with the protein product MDSGSGEGDKAVSDVYSRLDADVSREEFEGFVEKKVEQMGGLCDVPTAAKLVAHEMNGSVTDSVEDITTEMSEVKFTAKVVDIGDVRSFERDDGDDGKVANIEVGDETGRVRVALWDEYADSIDELSVGDVLKIGGSPREGYRGGVEVSATEVEPDDETDVDVIDTATSVGDLTEGMSEVEIVAEVIETSGVRTFDRDEGEEGRVSNLVVGDDTDWIRLTLWDGRADDVKRLTEGDVVRVKGGYTRVDDGDLELHVGDRGTVEKTDDDVEFVPDSTPIEDVEIDETYDIDGVVTDVEETRTFTRDDGSEGSVRNIRVSDPSGEMRIALWGEKADIQLRPGDEISLTSVYVKEGWNDGVEGSVNWNSTVTVDGNGSPREENAETHEEGLDSFT
- the hemA gene encoding glutamyl-tRNA reductase, translated to MSEIRSLLVTHKWAEVNELEEVCKPDIDYLLESLESKKGIREAFVLQTCNRAEFYVTGDSPREALQEIADEIEIDRELRKYKGHTESVRHLMRLACGLESMVLGEDEILGQIREAYHEASEKGHLDSTLDTAIIKSIHLGERARSETRINEGNASMGSAAVEVAKERLGDLSGITVLVIGAGDMGELVSKALASRDKEYDDILVANRTFETAAKLADDIGGEPVKFAELSRHLHDADIVVTATGAPHPIFDKSDLDGHELLVVDLANPRDVNQNADELDDVDVVDIDDLSQVSDSSLQTRREAAERVEEMISDEMEVLERKLNEKAAQEMLSRIYSYAEGLRETETQRAFERLEENGRGLSDDEKEIINDLTRSLVSQLLSDPTKSLKKAAASEDYETLQSASRIFRLSDSESSEPPAPTGAREEVGYVPGSSES